One Diabrotica virgifera virgifera chromosome 3, PGI_DIABVI_V3a genomic window carries:
- the LOC114342495 gene encoding serine hydrolase-like protein isoform X1: protein MNLNRQDCKTVKEFNVPVHWGHVAVKAWGSPDDPHVLLLHGTSDNAGAYDNLMPRLPNSFYYICIDLPGHGRSSHFPPALPLHAVNYVVTCKLLTDYFKKEKYIFIGHSLGAQVAYLFSRLYPDLVDKLIALDALPFFPIEPKDAITNVRLILNKTVELQQKLNPSYTYEEILEITKKRRYKGEKLTSEAAEPLLKRCLEPTGDGKFVVTTDPRVSWPFIPYNDTRYKLASLKTDPIRCPVLIIFAKSNDWPRKTFQKLYEHLPKLKNVNIVYIEGKHDVHNKNPELVAPHVSKFLLAQNSKM from the exons tgAAAGCTTGGGGAAGCCCAGATGATCCACACGTTCTGCTACTTCACGGCACATCTGACAACGCAGGAGCATACGACAACTTGATGCCACGTTTACCAAATAGCTTCTATTATATATGTATAGATTTACCAGGACACGGAAGATCATCCCATTTTCCTCCTGCGTTACCCCTTCATGCCGTCAACTATGTAGTGACCTGTAAACTTCTGACAGATTATTTTAAAAAAGAGAAATACATTTTTATAGGGCACAGCTTAGGCGCTCAAGTAGCATACTTGTTTTCTAGGTTATACCCTGATCTAGTAGATAAACTTATAGCACTTGACGCTTTGCCGTTCTTTCCCATAGAACCTAAGGACGCTATAACTAATGTTAGACTCATATTAAACAAAACCGTTGAACTTCAGCAGAAGCTGAATCCCAGCTATACTTATGAAGAAATTTTAGAGATTACGAAGAAAAGGAGGTATAAAGGAGAAAAACTAACCTCAGAGGCAGCTGAACCATTACTAAAACGTTGTTTAGAGCCTACAG GTGATGGTAAATTTGTGGTGACTACAGATCCGCGGGTATCATGGCCATTTATTCCATATAACGACACGAGATATAAACTGGCAAGTCTCAAAACGGATCCCATTCGCTGCCCTGTTCTCATAATCTTCGCTAAATCAAACGACTGGCCAAGGAAAACTTTTCAAAAACTTTACGAGCACTTACCGAAGTTGAAAAATGTCAATATTGTATACATTGAGGGCAAACATGATGTTCACAATAAAAATCCTGAATTAGTGGCACCGCATGTTTCTAAATTTTTATTAGCTCAAAATTCAAAAATGTAA
- the LOC114342495 gene encoding serine hydrolase-like protein isoform X2 — MPRLPNSFYYICIDLPGHGRSSHFPPALPLHAVNYVVTCKLLTDYFKKEKYIFIGHSLGAQVAYLFSRLYPDLVDKLIALDALPFFPIEPKDAITNVRLILNKTVELQQKLNPSYTYEEILEITKKRRYKGEKLTSEAAEPLLKRCLEPTGDGKFVVTTDPRVSWPFIPYNDTRYKLASLKTDPIRCPVLIIFAKSNDWPRKTFQKLYEHLPKLKNVNIVYIEGKHDVHNKNPELVAPHVSKFLLAQNSKM, encoded by the exons ATGCCACGTTTACCAAATAGCTTCTATTATATATGTATAGATTTACCAGGACACGGAAGATCATCCCATTTTCCTCCTGCGTTACCCCTTCATGCCGTCAACTATGTAGTGACCTGTAAACTTCTGACAGATTATTTTAAAAAAGAGAAATACATTTTTATAGGGCACAGCTTAGGCGCTCAAGTAGCATACTTGTTTTCTAGGTTATACCCTGATCTAGTAGATAAACTTATAGCACTTGACGCTTTGCCGTTCTTTCCCATAGAACCTAAGGACGCTATAACTAATGTTAGACTCATATTAAACAAAACCGTTGAACTTCAGCAGAAGCTGAATCCCAGCTATACTTATGAAGAAATTTTAGAGATTACGAAGAAAAGGAGGTATAAAGGAGAAAAACTAACCTCAGAGGCAGCTGAACCATTACTAAAACGTTGTTTAGAGCCTACAG GTGATGGTAAATTTGTGGTGACTACAGATCCGCGGGTATCATGGCCATTTATTCCATATAACGACACGAGATATAAACTGGCAAGTCTCAAAACGGATCCCATTCGCTGCCCTGTTCTCATAATCTTCGCTAAATCAAACGACTGGCCAAGGAAAACTTTTCAAAAACTTTACGAGCACTTACCGAAGTTGAAAAATGTCAATATTGTATACATTGAGGGCAAACATGATGTTCACAATAAAAATCCTGAATTAGTGGCACCGCATGTTTCTAAATTTTTATTAGCTCAAAATTCAAAAATGTAA